In the Helianthus annuus cultivar XRQ/B chromosome 11, HanXRQr2.0-SUNRISE, whole genome shotgun sequence genome, one interval contains:
- the LOC110890852 gene encoding E4 SUMO-protein ligase PIAL2 — protein MMVYKRKTELQKPSLMMLMLPLKAACQVGWFSDADKHGLLMIAKEVSYGFSSTDKMNIEPSNAHSCVSNIVSRFYPTMKVEHILTSFDVEIVLLLRCHRGFRFTVPLVNNV, from the exons ATGATG GTTTACAAGCGTAAAACTGAACTGCAGAAACCATCATTGATGATGCTCATGCTACCTCTCAAG GCTGCTTGTCAAGTTGGCTGGTTTTCAGATGCAGATAAACATGGTCTCCTTATGATAGCGAAGGAG GTAAGCTATGGGTTCTCCAGTACAGACAAAATGAATATAGAACCAAGCAATGCACATTCATGTGTGTCAAATATAGTCTCAAG ATTCTATCCAACAATGAAAGTTGAACACATACTTACTTCATTTGATGTTGAG attGTGCTATTATTGAGATGTCATCGCGGATTTCGCTTTACTGTCCCATTAG TCAACAACGTATAA
- the LOC110890851 gene encoding uncharacterized protein LOC110890851, producing MAIGESGTQASFTQGALRSTSEAPPTHYILNIQQFSSLTKHNVERYESNEFEAGGYKWKLVIHPNGNKSKKAGEFVSVYLAMANTTSLAPGWEVYAAFKIFLLDQNNDIYLKLEDERTNGRRFHRLRTEWGFDQFMSLKEFGDSNNGYLLEDNCVFGAEVFVRKERSKGKTESLSLVKDAVSYKHTWRISNYSKVNADCENSNVFNVGDHKWKVQLYPNGKGGIGGYISLKLALAEPEKLPSGTKILAEFTLRMLDQLDTRHYYGKASYWFSASNPEWGWQRFITHGTFFQTNRGLMFKDVCCIEAEVAIHGEVTVFG from the exons ATGGCCATTGGAGAATCAGGTACACAAGCAAGTTTTACCCAAG GGGCTTTGAGATCAACATCTGAGGCACCACCAACTCACTACATCCTCAATATTCAACAATTTTCCTCATTAACAAAACACAATGTTGAAAGATACGAATCAAATGAATTTGAAGCCGGAGGCTACAAATG GAAGCTAGTGATTCACCCAAACGGCAACAAGAGTAAAAAAGCCGGAGAATTTGTGTCTGTATACTTAGCCATGGCTAACACGACCTCCCTCGCGCCTGGTTGGGAGGTCTATGCCGCTTTCAAGATCTTTCTACTTGATCAGAACAATGATATTTACTTAAAACTTGAAG ATGAAAGGACTAACGGAAGACGATTTCATCGATTGAGAACCGAATGGGGCTTTGATCAATTCATGAGTCTTAAAGAATTCGGCGACTCTAACAACGGGTACCTTCTAGAAGACAACTGTGTGTTTGGAGCTGAGGTGTTTGTCCGCAAAGAGCGAAGTAAAGGCAAAACCGAGTCTTTGTCACTAGTAAAGGATGCAGTTAGTTACAAACACACTTGGAGGATCAGCAACTACTCGAAAGTGAATGCTGACTGTGAAAATTCCAACGTGTTCAATGTCGGAGACCATAAATG GAAGGTGCAGCTATATCCTAATGGGAAAGGTGGTATTGGTGGCTATATATCACTAAAATTGGCTCTGGCTGAACCTGAAAAGCTTCCATCTGGAACCAAGATACTTGCAGAATTTACTCTTCGTATGTTGGATCAGCTGGATACAAGGCATTACTATGGCAAAG CTAGCTACTGGTTTAGCGCTTCAAATCCGGAATGGGGTTGGCAAAGATTCATAACACATGGCACGTTCTTTCAGACAAATAGAGGGTTGATGTTCAAAGATGTTTGTTGTATAGAGGCAGAGGTTGCCATCCATGGAGAGGTAACTGTCTTTGGATAA